The nucleotide window ACCATCATCACCTTCTTTCCATGGGCAGGTGCTCGCCAGGGAGTCATTGGCGACGGACAGGTAGGAGTGACTTCCTATGTGGTTCCGAAAGGATCTATCGATTTTTGGAAAAACCGCCTTGAAAAATTTAATGTACCATTCACAATTATGGAGCGGTTCGGCGAACAATATTTAGAGTTTGATGATCCTCATGGTCTCCACCTGGAGATTGTGGAACGAGAAGAAGGGGAAATCAATGAGTGGAGCTTCGGTGAGGTAACGCCTGATGTTGCCATCAAAGGATTTGGCGGAGCGACACTGTTATCGACCCAGCCGGAAAAAACAGCAGATCTGCTGGAAAAAGTGATGGGACTTGAGGTTGTCGGAAAAGAAGGAGACTTCATTCGCTTCCGATCTTCTGCAGACATCGGGAATGTCATCGACCTTAAATTGACACCGATTGGCCGTGGGGAGATGGGTGTAGGAACCGTGCATCATATTGCCTGGAGGGCTGTCGATGACGCAGACCAGCTGGATTGGCAGCAAT belongs to Mesobacillus sp. AQ2 and includes:
- a CDS encoding ring-cleaving dioxygenase, which encodes MTKKTMGIHHITAIVGHPQENVDFYSGVLGLRMVKKTVNFDDPETYHLYFGNEGGKPGTIITFFPWAGARQGVIGDGQVGVTSYVVPKGSIDFWKNRLEKFNVPFTIMERFGEQYLEFDDPHGLHLEIVEREEGEINEWSFGEVTPDVAIKGFGGATLLSTQPEKTADLLEKVMGLEVVGKEGDFIRFRSSADIGNVIDLKLTPIGRGEMGVGTVHHIAWRAVDDADQLDWQQYVADNGYGVTPVRDRNYFNAIYFREHGEILFEIATDPPGFAHDESQETMGEKLMLPEQYEQYRGQLERRLIPIEVRELD